A single genomic interval of Antechinus flavipes isolate AdamAnt ecotype Samford, QLD, Australia chromosome 1, AdamAnt_v2, whole genome shotgun sequence harbors:
- the MRPS30 gene encoding 39S ribosomal protein S30, mitochondrial, whose protein sequence is MKMAASIRVKLYPCGRGLRLHTAAEVATPAAEIATPAVSTARYPPVVASLTAKSKAARQRRVDRWHQQAHDAPSVEAKLRVLTKLQRPKYVVYPQTFALNADRWYQSFTKTVYLSGLPLPRPPGPGEPGGLPDLAPLRSAVCDCLLQEHFHLKRKKRAPPYQQQEFVASPFLHQLVTSLTGLLTPHNPSLSAAALDFQRPVHFYWWCGEEIISKGYRKGRIDALRYQINDKPHSQIRIQKQLSEFVPLDYSVPMEIPVINCKPDKLPLFKRQYENNIFIGTRLADPCCYGHTQFHLLPDKLKRERLLKNNRGDQIEVGYRANAIASLFAWTGAQAMYQGFWSEADVTRPFVSQGVVTDGKYFAFFCYQLNTLALTAQANQNNSRKNICWGTESKPLFEVIEDGDVKGFNDELLLQLIQFLMNRPEERRSQLL, encoded by the exons ATGAAGATGGCGGCCTCCATTCGGGTAAAGCTGTATCCTTGCGGCCGAGGATTGCGGCTGCACACAGCGGCCGAAGTCGCGACACCTGCGGCCGAGATAGCTACACCCGCGGTCTCGACAGCGCGGTATCCGCCGGTGGTGGCCTCACTGACGGCAAAAAGTAAGGCAGCCCGACAGCGTCGGGTGGACCGGTGGCATCAGCAGGCACACGACGCGCCCTCGGTGGAAGCGAAGCTGCGCGTACTCACGAAGCTGCAGCGCCCCAAGTACGTCGTGTACCCGCAGACCTTCGCCCTTAATGCAGACCGCTGGTACCAAAGCTTCACCAAGACCGTCTACCTGAGCGGCCTGCCCCTGCCCCGGCCCCCTGGCCCTGGCGAGCCCGGTGGCCTGCCCGATCTGGCCCCCCTCCGCTCCGCCGTGTGCGACTGCCTCCTGCAGGAGCATTTCCACTTGAAGCGCAAGAAGCGGGCCCCGCCGTACCAGCAGCAGGAGTTTGTggcctctcccttcctccaccagCTCGTGACCTCCCTGACCGGGCTGCTGACCCCCCACAACCCGAGTCTCTCGGCCGCTGCCCTCG ATTTTCAACGGCCGGTTCATTTTTATTGGTGGTGTGgtgaagaaattatttcaaaaggTTATCGTAAAGGTAGAATTGATGCATTACGATACCAGATAAATGATAAACCACATAGCCAGATTCGTATACAGAAACAACTTTCAGAG TTTGTGCCATTGGATTACTCAGTGCCGATGGAAATTCCTGTTATTAATTGTAAACCAGATAAACTTCCGTTATTCAAACGACAGTatgaaaataacatatttattg GCACAAGATTAGCAGATCCATGCTGTTATGGTCACACTCAGTTTCATTTGTTACCTGACAAACTAAAAAGGGAGAGACTCTTGAAGAACAATCGTGGTGATCAAATAGAAGTTGGTTATCGAGCGAATGCCATTGCCAGTCTTTTTGCTTGGACTGGGGCACAGGCTATGTATCAAG GATTCTGGAGTGAAGCTGATGTTACCCGTCCATTTGTCTCCCAGGGTGTAGTTACGGATGGAAAATACTTTGCCTTCTTTTGTTACCAGTTAAATACTTTGGCACTTACTGCACAGGCTAATCAGAATAACTCTCGTAAGAATATATGTTGGGGGACAGAGAGCAAGCCTCTTTTTGAAGTTATTGAAGATGGTGATGTTAAAGGCTTCAATGATGAACTTTTGCTTCAATTGATTCAGTTTCTAATGAACAGACCAGAAGAACGTAGATCACAACTATTATAA